In the genome of Massilia sp. UMI-21, the window CAGACGCTCCTTCAGCTGCTCGCCGAAGAACTTGCCGCCGACCCGGTTGCAGATGAAGCCGAGCAGGTGGTAGCCCGCATTGCTGTAGGCGAAGCGTTCGCCGGGTGCGAACAGCAGCGGCATCGCCGCTTCCAGCGCGATCAACTCCTCGTCGGTGTAATCCTTGCGCAGGTCGATCTTCGTGTACGGGTCGCCCAGGCCGGACGTGTGCGTGAGCAGGTGGCGGATCGTGATGCCTTGCCAGGCTGCGGGCGCGCCCGGCAGGTGGCGCGCAACCGGGTCGTCGAGTGTCAGCTTGCCGTCCTTCTCCAGCAGCAGCACCAGGGCCGCGGTGAAGGTCTTGCCCACCGAGGCCGACTGGAACATGGTGTCCGGCGTGACCGGCACCCCATGCTCGACGTTGGCCAGGCCATAGCCCTGTTCGCGCACGATCCTGCCGTCCTTGACCACCACCACCGCCACGCCGGGAACCTGGCGCCGCTGCATTTCACGCCTGATCGCATCGTCGAGCGCATCGGCCCGGACCGCACCGGCGCACAGGCTCGCCGCAAGGACGGCAGTCAGTTGCCAGGGCAGGAAGGCCAGGCCGCGTGCCCGATTCCATGGTTTGTCGCCGCGCATTGCATCCTCTTATTGATGTTTTGCAAGTATGGTAAGCCGGTGGCGCAGGAAAGTCGCCGCAAATCGGCCGTGGCGGGCGGTTTGATGCATGGCGGATATTCCTCTTGCATCGCTGCCGCCACCGGGGCGGATCGTAGCGGGCGCGGCCCATTCAGATTGCTCGCTATAATCCCCCGATTATAAAAAAGTTAGCGGCGAGACAACAATCGACGGCGACAGGGTGCCCATCCTTGCGACCGGACGCCGCGCGGAATCGAACTGGGACTATCCTGATGCGCAACGAAAGCAGTCTTTCCCTTCCGACGGACGGCGGCATGACGCTGTCCGCCCAGGCGGACGATCGTCCATGGCCTGTCTTTCCATCTGTCAAACCGGACAACTGGCCGGAGGGCATGCGCGCGATCGCCGACCTGATCGGCGCCTCGCATTTTCCGATGGCGATCATGTGGGGCCCCGAACTGCGGCTGTTCTACAACGACGCCTATGCCTTGCTGCTCGGCGACAAGCACCCGGCCGCCATGGGGCAGCCGTTTCCGATGGTGCGCCCGGAGCTGTGGCCACGCCTGCGGCCCTACATGCTCGAAGCACTGTCGGGCCGGCCCGTCCAGTTCGAGAGTGCCCTGACGGACTTCTACCGCAACGGCATGCTCGAACGGCGCTATTTTTCGGCCTCGATCTCGCCGGTGCGCCACGACGGCGAGGTCATCGGCGTGTACTTCGTGCTGTCCGACTGTACCTCGAAGGTGCAGGCCGAGCAGCGCCACGCCTTCCACCTGAAGCTGAGCGACACGCTGCGCGGGCTGGTCGACGCGGTGGACGTGATGGCGTCGGCCAGCCGCCTCACCGGCGAATGCCTCGGCGTGGGCCGGGTCGGCTATGGCGAGATCGATGCCGCCGGGCGCACCATCAGCGTGGGCCGCGACTGGACCGACGGCAGCATCCCCAGCCTGGCCGGAGAGTCGCGCGAGCTCGACAGCTTTGGCCCGGCCGTCGTCGCGCAGCTGCGCACCGGGCGCACCCTGCGCCTGGACGATATCGCGCTCGACACGCGCGCCGCGCACTACGCGACCGGCTATGCCAGCATCGGCGCGCGTTCGATGATCATCGTGCCGCTGATCGAGGAGGGACGGCTGGCCGCCGTGTTCTACCTGCACGAGCGGTGCCCGCGCCATTGGAGCGACCAGGAGGTGGCGATGGCCGAGGACGTGGCGAACCATACCCGCGAAGTGGTGCGGCGCGCCCGCGTGGAGGAATCGCTGCGCGACGAGAAGCGGGTGCTCGAAATGGTCAATCGCACCGGCCAGGCGCTGGCCTCGACGCTCGACCTGGACACGCTGCTGCAGGCGATCACCGACGCCGGCACCGAGCTGGCCGGCGCGCGCTTCGGCGCCTTCTTCTACAACGCCGAGGATGAACATGGCCAGCGGCTCCAGCTCTACACGCTGTCGGGCGCCCTGCGCGAAGACGTGGAAGGGCTGGGCAAGCCGCGCGCCGCCGAACTGTTCCGCCCGATGTTCGCCGGCGAAGGCGCGGTGCGCAGCGACGACATCACGCGCGACCCGCGCTACGCCGCGCTCGGGCCGGCGCAGTTGTCGCAGGCCGGCATGCCGCCCGGCCACGTGGCGGTGCGCAGCTACCTGGCGGTGCCGGTCGTGTCGCGCGCCGGCCAGGTGCTGGGCGGCCTGTTCTTCGGCCATCCGGAGCCCGGCGTGTTCACCGAACGCACCGAACGCATCGTCGCCGCGGTGGCGGCGCAGGCGGCGATCGCGATGGACAATGCGCGCCTGTACGAGGTGGCGCAGAAGTCGGCGCAGGAACGCGACGCGCTGCTGCAGAGCGAGCGCGCGGCGCGGGTGCAGGCCGAGCGCCTGAGCCACACCAAGGACGAATTCCTGGCGATGCTCGCGCACGAGCTGCGCAATCCGCTGGCCCCGATCAGCAGTTCGGCCAGTCTGCTGTCGATGCAGTTCAAGGACGAACCGCGCATCCGCCAGACCAGCACCATCATCAGCCGCCAGGTGCGCCACATGAG includes:
- a CDS encoding GAF domain-containing protein, with the translated sequence MTLSAQADDRPWPVFPSVKPDNWPEGMRAIADLIGASHFPMAIMWGPELRLFYNDAYALLLGDKHPAAMGQPFPMVRPELWPRLRPYMLEALSGRPVQFESALTDFYRNGMLERRYFSASISPVRHDGEVIGVYFVLSDCTSKVQAEQRHAFHLKLSDTLRGLVDAVDVMASASRLTGECLGVGRVGYGEIDAAGRTISVGRDWTDGSIPSLAGESRELDSFGPAVVAQLRTGRTLRLDDIALDTRAAHYATGYASIGARSMIIVPLIEEGRLAAVFYLHERCPRHWSDQEVAMAEDVANHTREVVRRARVEESLRDEKRVLEMVNRTGQALASTLDLDTLLQAITDAGTELAGARFGAFFYNAEDEHGQRLQLYTLSGALREDVEGLGKPRAAELFRPMFAGEGAVRSDDITRDPRYAALGPAQLSQAGMPPGHVAVRSYLAVPVVSRAGQVLGGLFFGHPEPGVFTERTERIVAAVAAQAAIAMDNARLYEVAQKSAQERDALLQSERAARVQAERLSHTKDEFLAMLAHELRNPLAPISSSASLLSMQFKDEPRIRQTSTIISRQVRHMSRLIDDLLDVSRVTRGLVKLKLGVVDFRDIVSGALDQARPLVEEKGHAIALALPPVPVYVRGDQTRLVQSVANILNNAAKYTQKGGRIALALESGAGRMRLTVSDNGSGMPAELLPNVFDLFTQGARTLARSQGGLGLGLTLVKRLIELHQGEVGAHSEGVGMGSSFTLALPCVDAAPEAGGAGAPPEDAHPRLERPLRLVLVDDNADAADSLSQLLNVQGYRTAVEYDARSALRRARAERPDAMLVDIGLPDIDGYHLAEQLRAMPETRDTVLVAITGYGQARDRERAVEAGFAHHLVKPVDMTALMRVLESVGASAARARPQPSPGGA